In one Magnetospirillum sp. genomic region, the following are encoded:
- a CDS encoding SRPBCC family protein gives MAISNVMPASSANTLSIVRRIDAPRAVVWRCWTQPELLKAWYCPKPWRVIEASLDLRPGGRSNTVFEGPNGERHDNNGIYLEIVPKERLVFTDAFTEGFLPKDGAPFMTGFVHLSDAPNGGTDMHWGARHWTAEDKAKHEAMGFEAGWSAAAAQLDELAQRVAAGSAPGSAALA, from the coding sequence TCCAACGTTATGCCCGCATCGAGCGCCAACACGCTCAGCATCGTCCGTCGCATCGACGCGCCGCGTGCCGTCGTCTGGCGCTGCTGGACGCAGCCGGAACTCCTGAAGGCGTGGTATTGCCCGAAGCCCTGGCGGGTTATCGAGGCTTCCCTCGACTTACGTCCAGGCGGGCGTTCGAACACGGTTTTCGAGGGCCCGAACGGCGAGCGGCACGACAACAACGGCATCTATTTGGAAATCGTGCCGAAGGAGCGTCTCGTTTTCACCGACGCCTTCACCGAAGGATTCCTGCCGAAAGACGGGGCACCGTTCATGACGGGCTTTGTGCATCTCTCGGACGCGCCGAATGGCGGCACGGACATGCACTGGGGTGCCCGTCACTGGACGGCGGAGGACAAGGCCAAGCACGAAGCAATGGGCTTCGAAGCGGGCTGGTCCGCCGCCGCCGCCCAGCTCGACGAGCTCGCACAGCGGGTCGCGGCCGGCTCGGCACCCGGTTCTGCGGCGTTGGCTTGA